A window of the Tunturibacter empetritectus genome harbors these coding sequences:
- a CDS encoding ArsR/SmtB family transcription factor → MFRALADPTRRAIFEELTRQGEQTVHALTHYAGVSQPAVSKHLTVLKRAKLVRHRRAGRETHYRAQPDALAPMVDWLNHYGAFWRDRFDQLEALLERMD, encoded by the coding sequence GTGTTCCGTGCTCTTGCCGATCCGACTCGCCGGGCCATCTTTGAGGAGCTGACCCGACAGGGGGAGCAGACCGTCCACGCATTGACTCACTATGCGGGGGTCTCCCAGCCTGCCGTCTCCAAGCATCTGACGGTACTGAAGCGGGCAAAGCTAGTACGGCATCGCCGTGCGGGTCGCGAGACTCACTATCGTGCGCAGCCTGATGCACTGGCGCCGATGGTGGACTGGCTCAATCACTACGGCGCCTTCTGGCGCGACCGGTTCGACCAGCTTGAAGCACTTTTGGAAAGGATGGATTAA